In the genome of Monodelphis domestica isolate mMonDom1 chromosome 2, mMonDom1.pri, whole genome shotgun sequence, one region contains:
- the DNASE2B gene encoding deoxyribonuclease-2-beta isoform X2, with the protein MPNIYSCSIPATFHPELTYLPKLCARSRIPRIPHRRLSRLQSIKGQNFLHFAKSPYFVDDIYVTWMAQQLQTNLLVETWQPKLPSNCSLPYYVYNIKQIRMSGQFAFSSYYDHAKWCVSQRYKRHWTCIGDLNRSPFQTRRGGGFICTQNKHIYLAFRGLILHYQNCNQS; encoded by the exons AtgccaaatatttatagctgctccaTACCTGCCACCTTTCACCCAGAACTCACCTATCTGCCTAAACTGTGTGCCCGCTCCCGGATCCCCAGGATTCCTCACCGGCGCCTCTCCAGACTTCAATCCATCAAAGGCCAAAACTTCCTGCATTTTGCAAAATCACCTTACTTTGTGGATG ATATCTATGTGACTTGGATGGCTCAACAGTTGCAGACCAATTTGCTCGTAGAAACTTGGCAACCAAAGCTTCCATCTAATTGTTCTCTTCCGTACTATGTTTATAATATCAAACAAATCAGGATGTCAGGACAGTTTGCTTTTAGCTCTTACTATGACCATGCCAAATGGTGTGTTTCCCAAAGATACAAGAGGCACTGGACATGCATTGGCGACCTGAACCGGAGCCCATTCCAGACTCGGAGGGGAGGAGGATTTATTTGTACCCAAAATAAGCACATCTATCTTGCATTTAGAGGTTTGATTCTGCACTACCAGAATTGCAATCAGTCTTAA
- the DNASE2B gene encoding deoxyribonuclease-2-beta isoform X1 yields the protein MTARLLSVGFTVLFLSSCVPPGAARISCRNEDGDAVDWFAFYKLPQNREQKNPSTGLEYMYLDPMTHRWRRSQGLVNMTQSILGRTLQQLYEAHEAKNNRTAYLIYNDNAPRSVDYSWKQGHAKGFLLWDKSQGFWLIHTIPRFPPFPEEGYSYPSTGKKYGQIGICITYNYSQFVEIDSQLLSCMPNIYSCSIPATFHPELTYLPKLCARSRIPRIPHRRLSRLQSIKGQNFLHFAKSPYFVDDIYVTWMAQQLQTNLLVETWQPKLPSNCSLPYYVYNIKQIRMSGQFAFSSYYDHAKWCVSQRYKRHWTCIGDLNRSPFQTRRGGGFICTQNKHIYLAFRGLILHYQNCNQS from the exons ATGACAGCAAGATTATTAAGCGTGGGCTTCACTGTGCTCTTTCTGAGCTCCTGTGTGCCCCCAGGGGCAGCTCGAATTTCTTGCAGAAATGAAGATGGTGATGCTGTAGATTG GTTTGCCTTTTATAAGTTACCCCAGAACAGAGAACAGAAAAACCCAAGCACTGGATTAGAGTACATGTACCTGGATCCTATGACTCACAGATGGCGGAGGAGCCAGGGACTAGTCAATATGACCCAGAGCATCTTAGGAAGGACATTACAGCAGCTTTATGAAGCACATGAAGCTAAG AACAACAGAACTGCCTACCTGATATATAATGACAATGCCCCTCGGTCTGTGGATTACAGCTGGAAGCAAGGGCATGCAAAAG GTTTCTTACTTTGGGATAAATCTCAGGGATTCTGGCTGATTCACACAATTCCCCGGTTTCCTCCTTTTCCTGAAGAAGGCTATAGCTATCCATCTACTGGGAAGAAATATGGACAAATTGGTATCTGCATAACTTACAACTACAGCCAGTTTGTAGAAATAG ATTCCCAGCTATTAAGCTGCAtgccaaatatttatagctgctccaTACCTGCCACCTTTCACCCAGAACTCACCTATCTGCCTAAACTGTGTGCCCGCTCCCGGATCCCCAGGATTCCTCACCGGCGCCTCTCCAGACTTCAATCCATCAAAGGCCAAAACTTCCTGCATTTTGCAAAATCACCTTACTTTGTGGATG ATATCTATGTGACTTGGATGGCTCAACAGTTGCAGACCAATTTGCTCGTAGAAACTTGGCAACCAAAGCTTCCATCTAATTGTTCTCTTCCGTACTATGTTTATAATATCAAACAAATCAGGATGTCAGGACAGTTTGCTTTTAGCTCTTACTATGACCATGCCAAATGGTGTGTTTCCCAAAGATACAAGAGGCACTGGACATGCATTGGCGACCTGAACCGGAGCCCATTCCAGACTCGGAGGGGAGGAGGATTTATTTGTACCCAAAATAAGCACATCTATCTTGCATTTAGAGGTTTGATTCTGCACTACCAGAATTGCAATCAGTCTTAA